A genomic window from Sulfurospirillum multivorans DSM 12446 includes:
- the rpsI gene encoding 30S ribosomal protein S9 has product MAKVYATGKRKTAIAKVWVSAPGKGTITVNGVDFEAWLGGHETIKKRVRQPLALTKQEASFDIVASTQGGGYSAQADAVRHGISKALAAMDADFRTILKPYGLLTRDSRIVERKKYGRKKARRSPQFSKR; this is encoded by the coding sequence ATGGCAAAAGTATACGCAACTGGTAAAAGAAAAACAGCTATCGCTAAAGTATGGGTAAGCGCACCTGGTAAAGGTACGATTACAGTTAATGGCGTTGATTTTGAAGCATGGCTTGGTGGTCATGAGACCATTAAAAAACGTGTTCGTCAACCTCTTGCTCTTACAAAACAAGAAGCAAGCTTTGACATCGTAGCTTCTACTCAAGGTGGCGGTTATTCAGCTCAAGCGGATGCCGTTCGTCATGGTATCTCCAAAGCACTTGCAGCAATGGACGCTGATTTTAGAACCATCCTTAAACCTTATGGTTTATTGACACGTGACTCAAGAATCGTAGAGCGCAAAAAATACGGTCGCAAAAAAGCACGTCGTAGCCCACAATTCTCAAAGCGTTAA
- the rplM gene encoding 50S ribosomal protein L13, whose translation MKATQAIKPSEVKRDWIVVDAAGKRFGKLLTEVATLLRGKHKPYFTPNVDCGDFVIIINAEKVEFSGTKLDTKLYHRHTGYFGGVKTEKLGDLLNNNPAKLYRLAVRGMLPKTNLAKEMIKKLKVYAGNEHPHTAQVKVEVK comes from the coding sequence ATGAAAGCTACACAAGCGATTAAGCCAAGCGAAGTTAAACGCGACTGGATCGTAGTGGATGCTGCTGGTAAGAGATTTGGAAAACTCCTTACAGAAGTAGCAACACTGCTCAGAGGCAAACATAAACCTTATTTTACTCCAAATGTTGATTGTGGCGATTTCGTTATCATCATCAATGCGGAAAAAGTAGAGTTTAGTGGAACAAAATTAGACACAAAATTGTATCACAGACACACAGGATATTTCGGTGGCGTTAAAACTGAAAAATTGGGTGATCTTTTGAACAACAACCCAGCGAAATTGTACAGACTTGCGGTAAGAGGCATGTTACCTAAAACAAATCTTGCTAAAGAGATGATCAAAAAGCTAAAAGTTTATGCTGGTAATGAGCATCCACATACAGCGCAAGTTAAAGTAGAGGTAAAGTAA
- a CDS encoding RecB-like helicase, whose protein sequence is MNLSPYLALEASAGSGKTFALSVRYLSLLFMGANPQKIVALTFTNKSAAEMKTRIFETLKHLEDKDELEAICVQTGKSKETLLFEKERVMQTLLQADIKISTLDSFFSLILRHFALHVGLQPDFKVGQNGLDEELVERFIKGCKSKNLYNALIAFSINEDKKLNDLFSLLNMLYQKKSELDISTLDEGHYPSLKPCLDILEHIRDYFEQSGLSARGLATLKAQTLVDLLSKKYLEREDFGYWDYKKYANETTDALLRELKQALNEHVNAKESYFLGQLGKLFAVYDESLRALMGEYGELRFDDVTNLLYTLLRQEISKDFLYFRLDGVIEHLLIDEFQDTSIVQYQILLPLIEEIRAGQGVKDFKTLFFVGDVKQSIYRFRGGAKELFGYAKKSLHLDVNALDTNYRSTEQIVSFVNEIFTCKIKGYEPQKVAKATGEGYINVRIEEAIEPSVLEAISLLLKEGVKPKDIALLVHTNKDAKVFKALVQEQFPALHVRLEATLKLIEVRSIKAIIALLKYLYFGDELYKASFLVLCGRTWDTPLSKQGWDLDATPLVLVEKIIKTYGLFDGSVDLLSFLEVASRYEEIESFLFAMDELSDEAKSEDVDGLRVLTVHKSKGLEFEHVIVCDRLSRDNNRSDTILFSYDEVDIKGLYLTMGGREAVDAVYAKAKEQESVLMFEDRLNALYVAFTRAKRSLFVCAKAQNSAFEMLDLSTTERGVIGVSTKETLAIQSTMSVYQPKRYGAQEVASAPEEEGESAEIASITFGIAQHYLLEMLDSFDAPSLKRAYIALQNRFAPLLDEHTLQAIYQRGEKLISCKAFLDLIQGAKVYKEQPLIYQKERKQIDLLLEFPDRIVVVDYKSSKKQSAKHQAQVKLYQDALSTIYNLPVEAYICYLQNDGIELLKSL, encoded by the coding sequence ATGAATCTCAGTCCTTATTTGGCACTCGAAGCCAGTGCAGGCAGCGGTAAAACGTTTGCGCTGAGTGTTCGTTACCTCTCACTTCTGTTTATGGGTGCAAATCCGCAAAAGATCGTCGCACTCACCTTTACCAACAAATCTGCGGCAGAGATGAAAACGCGCATTTTTGAGACGCTGAAACATCTGGAAGACAAAGATGAATTAGAGGCGATTTGTGTGCAAACGGGCAAGTCAAAAGAGACATTACTCTTTGAGAAAGAGCGTGTTATGCAAACCTTGTTACAAGCCGACATCAAAATCTCGACACTGGACTCTTTTTTCTCCCTTATTTTGCGTCATTTTGCATTACATGTAGGTTTGCAACCTGACTTCAAAGTAGGGCAAAATGGGCTTGACGAAGAGCTGGTGGAGCGTTTCATCAAAGGGTGCAAAAGCAAAAATCTCTACAATGCTTTAATCGCCTTTAGCATCAACGAAGATAAAAAACTAAACGATCTTTTTAGTCTGCTGAATATGCTCTATCAGAAAAAATCAGAACTAGACATCAGCACCTTAGATGAGGGACATTACCCATCCTTAAAACCATGTTTGGACATTTTAGAGCACATTCGAGACTATTTTGAGCAAAGTGGACTCTCTGCGCGTGGGCTGGCGACACTCAAAGCGCAGACACTGGTTGATCTGCTTTCCAAGAAGTATTTGGAGCGCGAAGACTTTGGCTATTGGGATTATAAAAAGTATGCCAATGAGACAACCGATGCGCTTTTGCGAGAACTCAAACAAGCTTTAAATGAGCATGTCAATGCTAAAGAGTCATACTTTTTAGGGCAACTGGGCAAACTCTTTGCGGTCTATGATGAGAGTCTCAGAGCTTTGATGGGCGAGTATGGCGAGCTTCGTTTTGATGACGTGACCAATCTGCTTTATACCCTTTTGCGCCAAGAGATCAGCAAAGATTTTCTCTATTTTCGCCTTGATGGGGTGATAGAACATCTGCTGATCGATGAGTTTCAAGACACGAGCATTGTGCAGTACCAAATTCTTCTACCACTCATTGAAGAGATACGCGCAGGGCAGGGCGTAAAAGATTTTAAAACGCTCTTTTTTGTAGGCGATGTCAAGCAGTCGATCTACCGTTTTAGGGGTGGTGCTAAAGAGCTGTTTGGGTACGCCAAAAAGAGTTTGCATTTAGACGTCAATGCTTTAGATACCAACTATCGAAGTACCGAGCAGATCGTGAGTTTTGTCAATGAAATCTTTACATGTAAAATCAAAGGTTATGAGCCACAAAAGGTTGCCAAAGCCACGGGTGAGGGGTACATCAATGTGCGCATTGAAGAAGCGATTGAACCTTCTGTTTTAGAGGCGATTTCTTTGCTTCTTAAAGAGGGTGTCAAGCCCAAAGACATTGCCCTTTTGGTGCATACGAACAAAGATGCCAAAGTCTTTAAAGCGTTGGTGCAAGAGCAGTTTCCCGCTTTACATGTAAGGCTTGAAGCGACCTTGAAACTCATTGAAGTTCGCTCCATCAAAGCCATTATTGCACTGCTAAAATACCTCTACTTTGGCGATGAACTCTACAAAGCATCGTTTCTTGTGCTGTGTGGCAGGACGTGGGATACACCGCTTTCTAAACAAGGTTGGGATTTGGATGCAACACCGCTTGTTTTGGTGGAGAAAATCATCAAAACCTATGGACTGTTCGATGGTAGTGTGGATCTGCTCAGTTTCTTAGAGGTTGCGAGTCGTTACGAAGAGATCGAGAGCTTTTTATTTGCGATGGATGAACTGAGCGATGAGGCTAAAAGCGAAGATGTCGATGGACTGCGCGTCCTCACCGTTCACAAATCCAAAGGCTTAGAGTTTGAGCATGTCATCGTGTGTGACCGTTTGAGTCGGGACAACAACCGAAGCGATACGATTTTATTTAGCTACGATGAGGTGGACATCAAAGGACTTTACTTGACTATGGGTGGCAGAGAAGCCGTTGATGCGGTCTATGCCAAAGCCAAAGAGCAAGAGAGCGTTTTGATGTTTGAAGATAGGCTCAATGCGTTGTATGTGGCTTTCACACGAGCCAAGCGGTCACTATTTGTCTGTGCCAAAGCGCAAAACAGTGCGTTTGAGATGTTGGATCTGAGCACAACAGAGCGAGGTGTTATTGGCGTTTCAACCAAAGAGACTCTTGCTATTCAAAGCACCATGAGTGTCTATCAGCCTAAACGCTACGGTGCGCAAGAGGTGGCAAGTGCGCCTGAGGAAGAGGGTGAAAGCGCTGAGATTGCTTCTATCACCTTTGGAATTGCACAGCACTATTTGCTGGAGATGTTGGACAGTTTTGATGCGCCTTCATTGAAGCGCGCGTACATCGCACTGCAAAACCGTTTTGCACCGCTTTTGGATGAGCACACCTTACAAGCCATCTATCAAAGAGGTGAAAAACTCATTTCTTGTAAAGCCTTTTTGGATTTAATTCAGGGGGCGAAAGTCTATAAAGAACAACCCCTGATTTACCAAAAAGAGCGCAAACAGATCGACCTTTTACTCGAATTTCCAGATCGTATCGTTGTGGTCGATTATAAAAGTTCTAAAAAGCAAAGTGCTAAACATCAAGCACAAGTCAAGCTCTACCAAGACGCCCTTTCTACGATTTATAACTTACCTGTGGAAGCGTATATTTGCTATTTGCAAAACGATGGAATCGAACTTCTTAAAAGCTTATAA
- a CDS encoding PD-(D/E)XK nuclease family protein — protein MLEVFATSRAVRSFYDTFLDANTLLPKAITIAELEQKAVLVPHHALVDEDMRVLLMQEASRFTKFELLYIEREFFTFLKNSTYLFRFFEELSHEKVALDALLSADTYEHYAEHLEVLQTLLKHYKALLSKQALYDRITLPECYELNVAYIRSLGAVRIHLEGFLSRFEVELLSQIAALIPLHVNVTISAYNQKMALLFAELGIALEQNNTYEINLSTKEILHVKPQSVLKQDIQVYGFSSRLAQMGYVQSTIAQFVEEGLSPEEIVVILPDERFAEVLRPFDTWHNLNFAMGISLKQSQFYQKLSAIEKAMRNDEIEDHLRVARLKIEPGIMVTCKEIWHQKVSSETAMSFFEKLLAFDAKEQQNPLFQEAFFAFTHFLKHAPSLRFEQVTKLLLNRLTVLNQDDVRGGKVTVLGVLETRGVSYKGVIVLDFNDEFVPKRSQKDLFLSSAVRAHAGLPTKRDRENLQRYYYHQLFSRAQKIAIAYVKNETSMPSRFLDELGFNTTIMADEKALQPLLFEVNASKTLYDQPYIDAPYDLKAFPLSATKLKTLLTCKRQFYFRYIARLKEAKMPSTKIDEQVIGLALHKVLEDAICDEALMEEKSLYAKLETLLKENNHHEVWGYFVDVWLQKLRPFMQNEISRFDDGFRVFKKEFSHNVPYGDFILEGQIDRIDQKGDELFVIDYKSGKVPTTTERSLEGTVDFQLVFYACIASSLGRVGGVYYYDLKEGVLVSENFLEEKKALLHGKLSELSKPINGYELCDEIKHCRLCPYVQLCGREEQI, from the coding sequence ATGTTAGAAGTTTTTGCAACGAGTCGTGCCGTACGCTCTTTTTACGATACTTTTTTAGACGCAAATACCCTTCTTCCCAAAGCCATCACGATTGCTGAGTTAGAGCAAAAAGCCGTTCTTGTGCCACATCACGCTTTAGTCGATGAAGATATGCGCGTGCTTCTGATGCAAGAGGCTTCACGTTTTACCAAGTTTGAACTTCTCTATATTGAGCGTGAATTTTTTACGTTTTTGAAAAACTCCACCTATCTGTTTCGATTTTTTGAAGAGCTTAGCCATGAAAAAGTGGCACTGGATGCGTTGTTGAGTGCTGATACGTATGAGCACTACGCAGAGCACTTGGAAGTGCTTCAAACGCTTCTTAAGCACTACAAAGCACTTCTCTCCAAGCAGGCACTCTATGATCGCATCACGCTTCCAGAATGTTATGAACTCAATGTTGCGTATATTCGCTCACTAGGTGCTGTTCGCATTCATTTAGAGGGCTTTTTGAGCCGTTTTGAAGTGGAGCTTCTCAGCCAAATAGCAGCGCTGATTCCTTTACATGTAAACGTTACGATTAGTGCTTACAATCAAAAAATGGCGTTACTGTTTGCAGAGCTTGGTATTGCCTTGGAGCAAAATAACACCTATGAGATCAATCTTTCCACGAAAGAGATTTTACATGTAAAGCCTCAGAGTGTGTTAAAGCAAGATATTCAAGTGTATGGCTTTTCCTCACGTCTCGCGCAAATGGGTTATGTGCAAAGTACTATTGCTCAGTTTGTGGAAGAGGGGTTAAGTCCCGAAGAGATCGTAGTGATTTTACCCGATGAGCGTTTCGCCGAAGTGTTACGACCGTTTGATACTTGGCACAATCTCAACTTTGCAATGGGCATAAGCCTGAAGCAGAGCCAGTTTTATCAAAAACTGAGCGCCATTGAAAAAGCGATGCGTAATGATGAGATCGAAGATCATCTCCGTGTTGCTCGCTTAAAAATAGAACCTGGAATCATGGTTACATGTAAGGAGATTTGGCATCAAAAAGTCTCCAGTGAAACGGCGATGAGTTTCTTTGAAAAGCTCCTCGCTTTCGATGCGAAAGAGCAGCAAAACCCTCTTTTTCAAGAAGCCTTTTTTGCGTTTACCCACTTTTTGAAACACGCTCCCTCTCTTCGTTTTGAACAAGTCACTAAACTTCTTTTAAACCGTCTTACCGTACTGAACCAAGATGATGTTCGTGGTGGTAAGGTGACTGTGCTAGGTGTGCTGGAAACCAGAGGTGTGAGCTACAAAGGCGTCATCGTCTTAGATTTTAACGATGAGTTTGTCCCTAAACGCAGTCAAAAAGACCTCTTTCTCTCCTCAGCCGTTCGTGCACATGCGGGGCTTCCCACCAAGAGAGATCGTGAGAATTTACAGCGTTACTACTACCATCAGCTTTTTTCTCGTGCACAAAAGATCGCCATCGCTTATGTGAAAAATGAGACAAGTATGCCTTCACGCTTTTTGGATGAGCTTGGTTTTAATACAACCATCATGGCAGATGAAAAAGCCCTGCAACCGCTTTTGTTTGAAGTAAATGCCTCTAAAACGCTTTACGATCAGCCATATATCGACGCGCCATACGATCTTAAAGCGTTCCCCCTCTCCGCAACAAAGCTTAAAACGCTTCTTACATGTAAACGTCAGTTTTACTTTCGCTACATCGCAAGGCTCAAAGAGGCGAAGATGCCAAGCACTAAAATCGATGAGCAAGTTATTGGCTTGGCGCTTCATAAAGTCCTTGAAGATGCGATTTGCGATGAAGCACTAATGGAAGAAAAGAGCCTTTATGCCAAACTTGAAACGCTTTTAAAAGAGAACAATCACCATGAAGTCTGGGGCTATTTTGTCGATGTATGGCTTCAAAAACTTCGACCTTTTATGCAAAATGAAATCAGTCGCTTTGATGATGGCTTTCGCGTTTTCAAAAAAGAGTTTTCGCATAATGTGCCCTACGGCGATTTTATACTAGAAGGGCAAATCGATCGTATCGATCAAAAAGGGGATGAGCTGTTTGTCATCGACTACAAAAGTGGGAAAGTACCTACGACGACGGAGCGTTCGCTTGAGGGAACGGTTGATTTTCAACTGGTTTTTTACGCGTGCATCGCAAGCTCATTAGGCAGGGTTGGAGGCGTTTATTACTACGATCTAAAAGAGGGTGTTTTAGTGAGCGAAAACTTCCTTGAAGAGAAGAAAGCGCTTTTACATGGTAAGCTCTCAGAACTCTCCAAACCGATCAATGGCTACGAGTTGTGCGATGAGATCAAGCATTGCAGGCTTTGTCCTTACGTGCAGTTGTGCGGACGTGAGGAGCAGATATGA
- a CDS encoding FixH family protein: MDKAKSEHTYYPHVVIGMIIGCVISCGFTIKIAMDNPVEMDTFYMEKYQQVDHSINTILELQEKFNAKFDLAYSTEKFVIGQNSITIRLSDKSGQPVNDANVMMMLSRPDSNKENKEMKPSHVENGNYTFGPFEITKPGRWQILSKIDVGEFKGYHKNEAYAAQ; this comes from the coding sequence GTGGATAAAGCTAAAAGTGAACACACGTATTACCCTCATGTGGTGATAGGAATGATTATTGGCTGTGTGATTTCGTGTGGTTTTACGATTAAAATTGCAATGGATAATCCTGTTGAGATGGATACCTTTTATATGGAAAAATACCAACAAGTAGATCATTCCATTAACACGATTTTAGAGCTTCAAGAAAAATTCAATGCAAAATTTGATCTTGCCTATTCAACAGAAAAATTTGTCATAGGTCAAAACAGCATTACAATACGATTGAGTGATAAAAGCGGTCAACCTGTCAATGACGCCAATGTCATGATGATGCTCTCTCGTCCCGATAGCAATAAAGAGAACAAAGAGATGAAACCCTCTCATGTAGAAAACGGCAATTACACTTTTGGACCTTTTGAGATCACCAAGCCAGGTCGCTGGCAAATTCTGAGTAAAATTGACGTAGGCGAATTTAAAGGCTATCATAAAAACGAAGCCTACGCAGCACAGTAG
- a CDS encoding TPM domain-containing protein, giving the protein MGSINPKPFVYRLMKTLLHVKAKKLWLLCFIAFFPALIFAKDFVVYDDILEERTAQKIEEMGSELFAKSGVKVILIAKKSGEGENILAYEQNFVKNLTTPYVLLTLFQAEKKVDIYASEGLEKEFDREALLSPFPWSGTIIPLLTSKKNDVSVGPALLNGYAELVEEIAQYRKIELESAIGNANKTTINLVRLLIYGFMIIVVVLIIYKRIKSRG; this is encoded by the coding sequence GTGGGCAGTATTAACCCCAAACCATTTGTTTATCGGTTAATGAAGACCTTGTTACATGTAAAGGCAAAGAAGCTTTGGCTTCTTTGCTTCATTGCTTTTTTCCCAGCGTTGATTTTTGCCAAGGATTTCGTCGTCTATGATGATATCTTAGAAGAGAGAACAGCCCAAAAGATTGAAGAAATGGGTAGCGAACTCTTTGCAAAAAGTGGTGTTAAAGTCATCTTGATTGCTAAAAAAAGCGGTGAAGGTGAAAACATTCTTGCGTATGAGCAAAACTTTGTCAAAAATCTAACCACGCCTTATGTGCTTTTGACTCTTTTCCAAGCTGAAAAAAAAGTTGATATTTATGCTTCTGAAGGATTAGAAAAAGAGTTTGATAGAGAAGCACTGCTTTCACCTTTTCCATGGAGCGGTACGATCATTCCCTTACTAACGTCTAAAAAAAATGATGTCAGTGTTGGTCCTGCATTGCTCAATGGTTATGCAGAACTTGTTGAAGAGATCGCACAGTATCGCAAAATTGAGTTAGAGAGTGCAATTGGCAATGCAAATAAAACAACGATCAATCTTGTCAGACTTCTGATTTATGGGTTTATGATCATTGTGGTTGTACTCATCATTTATAAAAGGATAAAAAGCCGTGGATAA
- a CDS encoding DUF4006 family protein has translation MENTNRSVFGIHGVTGMLIATVLLLSILGALTFFGLKAQQAVADKPYKITDLQALKMNDVANANQKVIAK, from the coding sequence ATGGAAAATACTAATAGAAGCGTATTTGGAATTCATGGTGTTACAGGAATGTTGATCGCAACCGTATTGTTGCTTTCCATTCTTGGGGCGTTAACATTCTTTGGGTTAAAAGCACAACAAGCTGTTGCTGACAAACCTTATAAGATTACTGATCTGCAAGCACTTAAGATGAACGATGTTGCTAATGCGAATCAAAAAGTTATAGCAAAATAA
- a CDS encoding c-type cytochrome has protein sequence MNWLNDNVNALSLLGAAAIIILTGFVVGKYVKQMKTDKSTGELAKENWDGIGEYKNPLPIGWALSFIGVMVWSAWYFLAGYPLNAYSQIGEYNEEVQSHATKFETKFANPDQATLMNMGEGVFLVQCAPCHGVTGDGMNGKAANLGKWGNEEAMVASILNGAKGSNYPLGEMPAGLLDAESAKAVAAYVMQEVSSVKKTKNPALVESGKALWATCAACHGDDGKGMAGSAPDLSVYGNAKFVVNVLGTGKKGAIGSMPQFNDGRLTNVQKAAVGTYVSSLVK, from the coding sequence ATGAATTGGCTGAATGACAATGTAAATGCGTTATCATTGCTTGGTGCAGCAGCAATTATAATTCTCACTGGTTTTGTTGTTGGTAAATATGTAAAACAGATGAAAACCGACAAAAGTACTGGAGAATTAGCAAAAGAGAATTGGGATGGCATCGGCGAATATAAAAATCCACTCCCTATTGGTTGGGCACTCTCCTTTATAGGTGTTATGGTATGGTCAGCATGGTATTTCCTTGCTGGGTATCCTCTTAATGCTTATTCACAAATTGGTGAGTACAATGAAGAAGTGCAAAGCCATGCAACGAAATTTGAAACAAAATTTGCGAATCCAGATCAAGCAACCCTTATGAATATGGGCGAGGGTGTTTTCTTGGTACAATGTGCTCCTTGTCATGGTGTGACAGGTGATGGAATGAATGGTAAAGCTGCAAATCTTGGCAAATGGGGAAATGAAGAGGCGATGGTTGCTTCAATCCTTAATGGTGCAAAAGGTTCAAATTATCCTCTTGGCGAAATGCCAGCAGGGCTTTTGGATGCTGAAAGCGCAAAAGCTGTTGCAGCCTATGTTATGCAAGAAGTTTCATCTGTTAAGAAAACCAAAAACCCTGCATTAGTTGAGAGTGGCAAAGCATTGTGGGCTACATGTGCAGCATGTCATGGTGACGATGGTAAAGGTATGGCTGGAAGTGCTCCCGATCTTAGTGTGTATGGCAATGCTAAATTTGTTGTCAATGTCCTAGGCACTGGCAAAAAAGGCGCTATTGGTAGTATGCCACAGTTTAACGATGGACGCTTAACCAATGTTCAAAAAGCAGCGGTTGGCACGTATGTCAGCTCTTTAGTGAAATAA
- a CDS encoding cytochrome c oxidase, cbb3-type, CcoQ subunit: METIREIQAYAYVVATVFLVIVMYSYLYHLYRAEKKGTRNYEKYGDLALHDRIDDAPLEDRTPSNKEKE, encoded by the coding sequence ATGGAAACCATTAGAGAGATTCAAGCATATGCGTATGTAGTAGCAACAGTTTTTTTGGTCATTGTTATGTACAGTTATCTGTACCATCTTTACAGGGCTGAAAAAAAGGGTACGCGAAACTACGAGAAGTATGGCGATCTTGCATTGCATGATCGTATTGATGATGCTCCACTTGAAGACCGTACTCCATCAAACAAAGAGAAAGAATAA
- the ccoO gene encoding cytochrome-c oxidase, cbb3-type subunit II — protein sequence MFHWLERNPFFFAVGVFLVIAYAGVVTILPDFMESARPVTGTKPYTVLELAGRQVYIKDSCNACHSQLIRPFKSETDRYGMYSLSGEYAYDRPFLWGSKRTGPDLMRVGNYRTSDWHEYHMLDPISVVPGSIMPAYKHMFKNAADVDTAYAEALTVKKVFNAPYDQPDMPKLGTHEEAKKAVMEEAALIVADMKSQEVKEAFKRGEIKEIVALIAYLNSLK from the coding sequence ATGTTTCATTGGTTAGAGAGAAACCCATTCTTTTTTGCGGTAGGTGTATTTTTAGTGATTGCGTATGCAGGTGTTGTCACCATTCTTCCAGACTTTATGGAGAGTGCGCGTCCTGTAACAGGAACAAAACCGTATACTGTATTGGAGCTTGCGGGTCGTCAAGTTTATATTAAAGATAGCTGTAATGCGTGTCATTCACAGCTGATTCGTCCTTTCAAATCTGAGACAGACCGTTATGGTATGTACTCTTTAAGTGGCGAATATGCGTATGATAGACCATTTCTTTGGGGTTCTAAAAGAACGGGACCAGATTTGATGAGGGTTGGAAACTACCGTACCAGTGATTGGCATGAATATCATATGCTCGATCCAATCAGTGTAGTGCCAGGTTCCATCATGCCAGCGTATAAACATATGTTTAAAAACGCTGCAGATGTTGATACAGCCTATGCAGAAGCATTAACGGTTAAAAAAGTTTTCAATGCACCTTATGATCAACCGGATATGCCTAAACTTGGTACGCATGAAGAAGCTAAAAAAGCTGTCATGGAAGAAGCAGCACTCATTGTTGCGGATATGAAAAGCCAAGAGGTAAAAGAGGCATTTAAACGTGGTGAGATCAAAGAGATTGTGGCACTTATTGCCTATCTCAATAGCTTAAAATAA
- the ccoN gene encoding cytochrome-c oxidase, cbb3-type subunit I: MQARDALNYDYSVAKCFTYAAILFGIVGMLIGVVIAYQMAFPELNYLADEYGTFSRLRPLHTSGVIFGFLLSGIFATWYYIGQRVLKVSMAESPFLMIIAKIHFWLYMILMTIAVVSLFMGIGTSKEYAELEWPLDILVVVVWVLWGVSIFGLVGIRREKTLYISMWYFIATFLGVAMLFLFNNMEVPTYFVAGTGKWYHSVSMYAGTNDAMVQWWYGHNAVAFVFTVPIIAMIYYFLPKESGQPVYSYKLSLLSFWGLMFVYLWAGGHHLIYSTVPDWVQTMGSIFSIILILPSWGSAINILLTMKGQWGQLKENPLVKLMIFASTFYMFSTLEGPILAIKSVNALAHFTDWIPGHVHDGTLGWVGFMIMAALYHMAPRMFQREIYSKKLIEAQFWIQTTGIVLYFSSMWIAGITQGMMWRATDQFGNLAYSFIDTVTVLMPYYAIRATGGLLYLIGFFMFTYNIYKTMTASKAIEAEPQNASPMAA, translated from the coding sequence ATGCAGGCTAGAGATGCATTGAACTATGACTATTCAGTAGCCAAATGTTTTACCTACGCAGCGATCCTTTTTGGAATCGTTGGTATGTTAATAGGTGTGGTTATCGCCTATCAGATGGCTTTCCCTGAGTTGAATTACTTAGCAGATGAATACGGTACTTTCAGTCGTTTGAGACCGCTTCATACTTCAGGAGTAATTTTTGGATTCTTACTAAGCGGAATCTTTGCAACATGGTACTATATTGGGCAAAGAGTACTCAAGGTTTCGATGGCAGAATCACCTTTTCTTATGATCATTGCAAAGATTCATTTTTGGCTTTATATGATCTTAATGACCATTGCGGTTGTTTCTCTTTTTATGGGTATTGGTACCTCTAAAGAGTATGCAGAATTAGAGTGGCCATTAGATATTCTTGTTGTTGTCGTATGGGTATTGTGGGGTGTTAGTATTTTCGGTTTGGTGGGAATCAGACGTGAAAAAACACTTTACATCTCTATGTGGTACTTTATTGCAACCTTCTTAGGTGTTGCAATGTTGTTTCTTTTCAATAACATGGAAGTTCCAACCTACTTTGTTGCCGGTACAGGAAAATGGTATCACTCTGTTTCAATGTATGCGGGTACCAATGATGCAATGGTTCAATGGTGGTATGGTCATAATGCGGTAGCATTTGTTTTCACCGTGCCTATTATTGCGATGATCTACTACTTTTTACCAAAAGAGTCTGGTCAACCGGTTTACTCTTATAAATTATCACTCCTTTCTTTCTGGGGTTTGATGTTTGTTTACCTTTGGGCAGGTGGACACCACCTTATCTACTCAACGGTGCCTGACTGGGTTCAAACCATGGGTTCAATCTTCTCAATTATTCTGATTCTTCCTTCTTGGGGTAGTGCGATTAACATTCTCCTTACAATGAAAGGACAATGGGGTCAACTTAAAGAGAATCCATTGGTTAAATTAATGATTTTTGCTTCAACATTCTATATGTTTAGTACACTCGAAGGTCCAATCTTGGCAATCAAATCTGTGAATGCCCTTGCGCACTTTACAGACTGGATCCCTGGACACGTTCATGATGGTACATTAGGTTGGGTTGGTTTTATGATTATGGCTGCACTTTACCATATGGCACCTCGTATGTTTCAACGTGAAATTTACAGTAAAAAATTGATCGAGGCACAATTTTGGATTCAAACAACTGGTATAGTACTCTACTTCTCAAGTATGTGGATTGCAGGTATTACGCAAGGTATGATGTGGAGAGCAACCGACCAATTTGGTAACCTTGCTTATTCATTTATCGATACCGTAACCGTACTTATGCCTTACTATGCAATTCGTGCAACGGGCGGCTTATTGTACCTTATCGGTTTCTTTATGTTCACGTACAATATCTATAAAACAATGACTGCAAGTAAAGCTATTGAGGCTGAACCTCAAAATGCTTCACCTATGGCAGCGTAA